Proteins co-encoded in one Flavobacteriales bacterium genomic window:
- a CDS encoding alanine dehydrogenase: IRPSTIADPFYGYDRNTGEEVILSAPHSIGVQAEDNLPCEHPKDASKDFGRALIDKVIPHLIGTDEDQVIARASETTLDGELTEHFAYLEDYLNG; the protein is encoded by the coding sequence CGATCCGCCCTTCTACCATTGCAGACCCATTTTACGGCTACGATCGGAATACGGGTGAGGAGGTCATCCTATCGGCACCTCATTCGATCGGTGTACAGGCTGAGGACAATCTTCCATGTGAGCATCCAAAAGATGCGTCCAAGGACTTCGGTCGTGCCCTCATCGATAAAGTGATTCCTCACCTCATCGGAACGGACGAAGACCAGGTGATCGCTCGGGCCTCTGAGACCACTCTAGATGGAGAACTGACTGAACACTTTGCTTACCTGGAAGACTACCTGAACGGTTGA
- a CDS encoding ribulose-phosphate 3-epimerase, whose translation MHIIAPSILAADFANLERDIEMVNASEAHWFHIDIMDGVFVPNISFGMPVLKAISKHATKTVDVHLMIVDPDRYIKTFKACGADVLTVHYEACTHLHRTLQAIKAEGIMAGVALNPHTSVHLLEDTLKDIDMVCLMSVNPGFGGQSFIENTYKKIKQLRKMADDLGTELKIEIDGGVTVENAPKLLAAGADVLVAGSTVFRSDDPMQTIAQLVSATQEMA comes from the coding sequence ATGCACATCATTGCCCCCAGTATACTAGCCGCTGATTTCGCTAATCTTGAGCGAGACATCGAAATGGTCAACGCCTCTGAGGCACACTGGTTTCATATTGATATAATGGATGGAGTATTCGTACCCAACATATCATTTGGTATGCCCGTGCTCAAAGCGATAAGCAAGCACGCGACCAAGACCGTGGACGTACACTTGATGATCGTGGATCCTGATCGATACATCAAGACATTCAAAGCGTGTGGAGCAGATGTTCTCACGGTTCATTATGAAGCATGTACGCATTTGCATCGCACCCTCCAAGCCATCAAGGCAGAAGGAATCATGGCTGGAGTGGCCCTCAATCCGCACACCTCCGTGCACTTGCTAGAGGATACATTGAAAGACATCGACATGGTCTGCCTGATGAGTGTCAATCCAGGATTTGGCGGACAGAGTTTCATAGAGAACACCTACAAGAAGATCAAGCAGCTACGGAAAATGGCGGATGACCTCGGGACAGAACTCAAGATAGAGATCGATGGAGGAGTGACCGTTGAAAACGCGCCTAAACTCTTGGCAGCTGGAGCAGATGTGCTTGTTGCGGGAAGCACTGTTTTTCGATCAGATGATCCTATGCAGACCATTGCCCAGCTCGTATCGGCCACCCAGGAGATGGCTTGA
- a CDS encoding metallophosphoesterase, protein MAIDLYVFKALYPLLQSDNRLLKFSLIGGYWLLSVAMIALLLYGMSTFRQSKQESALAMYVLGAFFVIFIPKILIGAFHVIDDVFNLFGWSYSKLSLGTDWSRRNFITKLGLGVGAVLFGGLVYGVTKGKFAWRVLRNELASNRVPKAFDGFKIVQLSDAHLGSFVRNYEPVEKMVDMVNELEPDIIVFTGDMVNEHAQEAEGWEPVFSRLKAKHGKYSVFGNHDYAQYGPYSEEERIDSVDRLKAVHRQMGFNLMEDEQMKLEKDGEYIRLMGVHNWGKSRHFPKLGDLDKTLAGTRPEEFKVLLSHDPTHFEEKIMGKLPIDLTLSGHTHGSQMGIEIPSLGIKFSPVKFAYKRWCGLYKEGDQHLHVNRGMGVLAFPGRVGMAPEITLITLKSA, encoded by the coding sequence TTGGCCATAGATCTTTATGTCTTTAAGGCGCTCTATCCTTTGTTGCAATCCGATAATCGCTTGCTCAAATTTTCGCTCATCGGTGGCTATTGGCTATTGAGTGTAGCGATGATCGCTTTACTCTTATATGGCATGAGCACCTTCAGGCAATCCAAGCAGGAGTCCGCTCTGGCGATGTACGTGTTAGGTGCCTTTTTTGTGATCTTCATTCCGAAGATCCTTATCGGAGCATTTCATGTTATAGATGATGTGTTCAATCTTTTCGGATGGAGCTATTCAAAATTGAGTTTAGGAACGGATTGGTCGAGAAGGAATTTCATCACCAAACTTGGTCTAGGAGTAGGGGCCGTACTATTTGGTGGCCTTGTCTATGGAGTGACCAAAGGGAAATTTGCATGGCGGGTCCTTCGAAATGAGCTTGCTTCGAACAGAGTCCCAAAAGCATTTGATGGATTCAAGATCGTGCAGCTCTCTGATGCTCACCTCGGAAGTTTCGTGAGAAATTATGAACCGGTCGAAAAGATGGTCGACATGGTCAACGAACTCGAACCTGATATCATCGTATTCACGGGTGATATGGTCAATGAGCATGCGCAGGAAGCTGAGGGTTGGGAGCCTGTTTTTTCTCGCTTGAAAGCCAAGCACGGTAAATACAGTGTGTTCGGAAATCACGACTATGCCCAATATGGACCATACTCAGAGGAAGAGCGGATAGATAGTGTCGATCGACTCAAAGCAGTGCACCGTCAGATGGGATTCAATCTCATGGAAGATGAGCAAATGAAGTTGGAAAAGGATGGAGAGTACATCCGACTTATGGGAGTTCATAATTGGGGTAAATCGCGTCATTTCCCTAAGCTGGGCGACCTGGACAAAACACTCGCAGGGACTCGACCAGAGGAGTTCAAGGTCTTACTGAGTCATGATCCTACACACTTCGAAGAGAAGATCATGGGTAAACTACCCATCGACCTAACCCTTTCGGGGCATACGCATGGTTCCCAAATGGGCATAGAGATCCCATCACTCGGTATAAAATTCAGCCCTGTGAAATTCGCTTACAAGCGCTGGTGTGGCCTTTATAAAGAAGGTGATCAACATCTTCATGTCAATCGAGGAATGGGTGTCCTCGCTTTTCCTGGACGCGTGGGAATGGCTCCTGAGATCACGCTGATCACCTTGAAATCAGCATGA